A region of the Culex quinquefasciatus strain JHB chromosome 1, VPISU_Cqui_1.0_pri_paternal, whole genome shotgun sequence genome:
tataatAGTTGTACAGTTTTCttccaggttcccggtggcatggactctgttcacgtttacgcgaactcatttttttgagtgtaggtTAAACTAAATAAGGAACGTCGTTATGAGCAGGCTCAATCCTCATCTTCACATaccttcacagattcccaaaacACGATTTTATTCTTGAGATATTTGACAAAAACCGTAAAAACGTGttgttattgtttaaattttgtgctcaagttttttttttcttcaaggtcaaacatttacACACTCACCGCCGAAAACTCCATCACTTTCAGTATCCACAGCGTCAGCGCCAAATTGATGATTATCATCACCATCAGCAGCAGTATCACCGTGTAAAGGCATTTCTTCCTCCAACCGTACAGCGTCAACTGCACTCCCGGCCCTCCCCCACCACATGCCATCGGATGGCTCTGGTTCTGACCTGCACCAACAACCATTCCCCCACTCGCTCCCCTTGCACTCGCACTGGCACTTGGGTCACTGTTGCAATTATTCCCGTTCGTAGTCACTTGATTCGTTGTCACTTGCGGGCCACTTCCTGGTCCGTTCCGGTGGTTATTTCCGACCATCATTTCGACTTCCGGCGCCGGTGCCGTCACAACCTGGTGGGTGACACTTCCGGGCGCCGTTGAAGTCGGCGTCGTCGTAACGGTACTGCTCGACGGCGACGATCGGAACGCGATCTTCAAACTCTGCACCGGTTCCGGTTCGACCGAGGGTCGCGCGGTGGTGCCGGCTCCAAAGTGTGCACTTGTGCTGCCGATGATCCGCGGAGGTTGTGCCTGATAAAGGCTCGAGCTGGACACGATTGGTTTGCTGTTGGCGAGGCCGGTGGCCAATCCGGTTCCGGACGCCGATGTTGCTGGGTTGCTGCTCAAGATTCCACTGCTGTACGTGGGCCGCTTGAACATTCTCCCAAAGTCGTACACGGAGGAGGAGGCCGTCGTCTTTGGAACTGCCGTTGATGACGTCGACGGGATTGAAGTGGACGCTGCCGGTGGTGGAGCAACGGGGTCACTGTTGCCAGATGTTGCGCCCGGCTGGAGTGGTTCCGTGTCCGATTTGGAGGTGGAGTCACCGCCGTCACCGCTTCGTGGAGGGGAGAGACTCGAGTTGAAGAACAGCGAACGGGGTCCATTGCTGCGGGGGAAGAAGAGAAATGAGAAcagtttagttgtttttttgcaGTTACATGTataactacacggagaaaaaagagttcccaaaatcgtgaacaagcgttcatgaaaatgggaaccacgaacaaagtgttcaaattccatggtacgatttccaaaaacgtaccatgggatttgaacactttgttcgaggttcccattttcatgaacgtttgttcacgattttgggaactcttttttctccgtgtcatAATGTTGTTTTAATTGTAACTTCTCGTCAATTAATTTATCACTTTGTTGAGTTGtcaagtttttgcatttttttacaatttatgcCCATTTCTTCTTTGTTCTATCAAgtccccattttttttttcattttgttcgtCCTGTCCAATCTGAATTGTTAGTTGATTAAAATTTCCATCACCAGCTTGTTTAAATATTGCTTTCAACAAATCATGTTCCCgttaaaagctttttaaaaaaccACTTAATCCGCCGAAAACCAGTGCTGCCAGCCACGGTATCTCACCATTCACGCCCCAAGCCTCTATTTTAACCTACCAGCTTGCCAGCTGTTTTGTATCTAaacataattttacaattttgtgtttattttcatcGGCGCTCTTCTTCGTCTTCCTTGCTGCCCGAACCTCGCCTGTAGTCTTGTTTTCATCTCAATCAACTGCCATTCGTCTCGTTCAACGGTCGAAAATTTACGATATAGACGTTTTAGTGGGAAAAGCGTAAATTCTCTGGAATTTCTCTAGTCtttttaaagtattgttttgttttttggtttttgttttttgttttttgttttttgttttttgttttttgttttttgttttttgttttttgttttttgttttttgttttttgttttttgttttttgttttttgttttttgttttttgttttttgttttttgttttttgttttttgttttttgttttttgttttttgttttttgttttttgttttttgttttttgtttttgtttttgttttttgtttttgttttttttttgtttttgttttgtttttgttttttttgttttttgttttttgttttgttttttgtttttgtttttgttttttgttttttgtttttgttttttttgttttgttttttgttttgttttttgtttttgttttttgttttttgttttttgtttttgttttttgttttttgtttttgttttgtttttgttttttgtttttgtttttgttttttgttttttgttttttgtttttgtttttgttttttgttttttgtttttgtttttgttttttttttttgttttttgtttttgttttttgttttttgtttttgttttttgttttgttttttgtttttgttttttgtttttttttgttttttgttttttgttttttttgtttttgttttttgttttttgtttttgttttttgttttttgtttttgtttttgtttttgttttttttttgttttttgttttgttttttgtttttgtttttgttttgttttttgtttttgttttttgtttttgttttttattttttgttttgttttttgtttttgttttttgttttttgt
Encoded here:
- the LOC6053845 gene encoding uncharacterized protein LOC6053845 isoform X2, which codes for MSYYLSNGPRSLFFNSSLSPPRSGDGGDSTSKSDTEPLQPGATSGNSDPVAPPPAASTSIPSTSSTAVPKTTASSSVYDFGRMFKRPTYSSGILSSNPATSASGTGLATGLANSKPIVSSSSLYQAQPPRIIGSTSAHFGAGTTARPSVEPEPVQSLKIAFRSSPSSSTVTTTPTSTAPGSVTHQVVTAPAPEVEMMVGNNHRNGPGSGPQVTTNQVTTNGNNCNSDPSASASARGASGGMVVGAGQNQSHPMACGGGGPGVQLTLYGWRKKCLYTVILLLMVMIIINLALTLWILKVMEFSADGMGQLKIVSGGVELRGQALVLDMLRASSIRSRHGTPISIESSRNFSVNTRDAEGYLENQLFLGHDRFEVMANHFRVGDTHGTPLFAVDRDEVTIGASSLRVEGEGGVIFKDSIQTPLVRAEAGKDLKLESPTRSLEARATQEIFLQSRAGSIEANCLNDLKLHSVAGSIRLDASTILFPNLKTVQPSSSSSSMRDHVSTASSSASGSYSKIYQLCACSNGKLFLAPAHSICAADDSAICR